A genomic segment from Malus domestica chromosome 05, GDT2T_hap1 encodes:
- the LOC103420059 gene encoding squalene monooxygenase SE1-like, with translation MDYQYVLGGVLVSLLGSVFFMIINTTLSGEKKKVVEKVSRGINGDGYVRMPSQNGSFQPEIASCTDVVIVGAGVAGAALAYTLGKEGRRVHVIERDLSEPDRIVGELLQPGGYLKLIELGLADCANESIDAQKVFGYALYKNGNDTKLSYPLEDYTSDIAGRSFHNGRFIQKMRERVATLKNVTLEQGTVTTLIEEKGTVKGVMYKNRAGEEMRSYAPLTIVCDGCFSNLRRNLCTPKVDNPSCFVGLILENCDLPHANHGHVILGDPSPILFYPISSTEVRCLVDVPGTKVPSVANGEMAKYLKTVVAPQVPPQLLKSFLAAVKKGNIRTMQNKSMPATPVPTPGAILLGDAFNMRHPLTGGGMTVALSDIVLLRDLLRPLTDLSDASALCEYLESFYTLRKPVSSTINTLAGALYKVFCASPDPARQEMREACFDYLSLGGICSYGPISLLSGLNPRPIHLFLHFFAVAVYGIGRLMIPFPTPKRVWLGTRLILGASGIIFPIIKGEGVRQMFFPATIPAYYNAPPLQ, from the exons ATGGATTACCAGTATGTTCTTGGTGGGGTGTTGGTCTCTCTGCTGGGGTCTGTTTTCTTCATGATCATCAACACCACTCTCAGCGGCGAGAAGAAGAAGGTGGTCGAGAAAGTTTCCCGCGGCATTAACGGAGATGGGTACGTGAGGATGCCGTCCCAGAACGGCAGTTTTCAACCGGAGATTGCCAGCTGCACGGATGTTGTCATTGTCGGTGCCGGAGTTGCCGGTGCTGCCCTTGCTTACACTCTTGGAAAG GAAGGACGCCGCGTACATGTGATTGAAAGAGACTTGAGTGAGCCAGACAGAATTGTTGGTGAGCTGTTGCAGCCTGGAGGCTATCTCAAATTAATTGAATTGGGTCTTGCGG ACTGTGCAAATGAGTCCATTGATGCTCAGAAAGTGTTTGGTTATGCTCTTTACAAAAATGGAAATGACACAAAACTGTCTTATCCCTTGGAAGACTATACTTCAGATATCGCCGGAAGAAGTTTCCATAACGGGCGTTTCATCCAAAAAATGCGCGAAAGGGTTGCAACTCTTAAAAA TGTGACACTAGAACAAGGAACTGTGACAACCCTAATTGAAGAAAAGGGCACCGTCAAGGGTGTGATGTACAAGAACAGGGCTGGAGAGGAGATGAGATCGTATGCTCCACTGACAATAGTATGCGATGGGTGCTTTTCAAATCTCCGCCGCAATCTCTGTACTCCAAAGGTTGACAATCCTTCTTGCTTCGTTGGTTTGATCTTGGAGAATTGTGACCTTCCTCATGCAAACCATGGACATGTGATTTTGGGAGACCCTTCACCCATCTTATTTTACCCTATCAGTAGTACTGAGGTTCGTTGTTTGGTAGATGTTCCCGGCACGAAAGTACCTTCAGTAGCTAACGGTGAAATGGCCAAGTACTTGAAAACTGTGGTGGCTCCTCAG GTTCCCCCCCAACTCTTGAAGTCTTTTCTAGCGGCGGTCAAGAAGGGAAATATCAGAACAATGCAAAATAAAAGCATGCCTGCTACTCCTGTTCCCACTCCTGGTGCAATTTTATTGGGTGATGCATTCAACATGAGACACCCTTTAACAGGAGGAGGAATGACTGTGGCTCTTTCAGACATTGTTCTTCTAAGGGATCTTCTTAGACCCCTAACTGATCTCAGTGACGCATCAGCTTTGTGTGAATATCTTGAATCATTCTACACATTGCGCAAG CCCGTTTCATCCACTATAAACACATTGGCCGGTGCCTTGTACAAGGTATTTTGTGCCTCACCTGACCCGGCAAGACAGGAAATGCGAGAAGCATGTTTCGACTATTTGAGCCTTGGAGGCATATGTTCATACGGACCTATATCGCTTCTCTCTGGGCTTAACCCTCGTCCGATCCATCTGTTTCTCCATTTCTTTGCTGTGGCTGTCTATGGAATCGGCCGCTTAATGATTCCGTTCCCTACGCCTAAACGTGTATGGCTCGGGACTAGGTTGATCTTG gGTGCATCAGGAATCATATTCCCCATTATTAAGGGTGAAGGAGTTAGACAAATGTTCTTTCCTGCAACAATCCCGGCATATTACAatgctcctcctcttcaatgA